A stretch of the Vitis riparia cultivar Riparia Gloire de Montpellier isolate 1030 chromosome 13, EGFV_Vit.rip_1.0, whole genome shotgun sequence genome encodes the following:
- the LOC117928317 gene encoding 3-hydroxyisobutyryl-CoA hydrolase 1-like: MHDRRPLDLDSLSICRTSILEEKEGRAFCAGGDVVEIILSINEGHWSFSASFYKKQLTLDYLLATSTKPLVSLINGIVMGGGTGLSMNSMFRVVTENTVFAIPEGQIRLFPDVGASYFLSRLLGFVGEYLGLTGARLDGNEMIACGLATHFVLSKVLSLLENALSEVASSNASTISRVISGFSSKISLKKDSAFRRLETINKCFSRTVEEILSMLENEAANGDNKWIIQAISSMKSASPIGLKIFLKLIELGEQGCKSPYIDRSKWSNVPFSQNLSRTQLECPK, encoded by the exons atgcatgacaggagACCATTGGACCTCGACAGCCTCTCAATCTGTCGAACAAGTATTCTGGAAGAGAAAGAAG GAAGAGCGTTCTGTGCTGGTGGAGATGTTGTAGAAATAATTCTTTCTATAAATGAAG GACATTGGAGCTTTAGTGCAAGCTTTTATAAGAAGCAACTTACCTTAGACTATTTACTTGCAACATCTACAAAACCTCTG GTTTCACTTATAAATGGAATTGTAATGGGTGGAGGTACCGGACTCTCTATGAACTCGATGTTTCGAGTTGTCACTGAGAACACT GTATTTGCTATCCCAGAAGGACAAATAAGACTTTTCCCAGATGTTGGTGCATCGTATTTCCTTTCTAGGCTCCTAGGATTTGTTG GAGAATATTTAGGACTTACTGGTGCACGATTAGATGGAAATGAAATGATTGCTTGTGGTCTTGCAACCCATTTTGTCCTCTCAAAGGTACTTTC tttattggaaaatgcACTATCTGAGGTGGCTTCTTCAAATGCATCAACCATTTCTAGGGTTATCAGTGGATTCTCAAGCAAAATATCCTTAAAGAAAGATAGTGCCTTCAGGAG ATTGGAGACGATCAACAAATGTTTCTCAAGGACAGTCGAAGAAATCCTATCAATGCTG GAAAATGAGGCTGCAAATGGAGATAACAAGTGGATAATCCAAGCAATAAGTTCTATGAAGTCAGCTTCTCCAATAGgccttaaaatttttcttaaattg ATTGAGTTAGGAGAACAGGGGTGCAAAAGCCCCTACATTGATCGCAGCAAGTGGTCCAATGTTCCCTTCAGCCAAAATCTTTCTAGAACACAACTTGAGTGCCCTAAATAA